The proteins below are encoded in one region of Cololabis saira isolate AMF1-May2022 chromosome 21, fColSai1.1, whole genome shotgun sequence:
- the LOC133421864 gene encoding ras-related protein Rap-1b-like: MSFELKDKMEVRLVFLGAGGVGKTALIQRFLKDTFEPKHRRTVEELHRKEYEVGGVKVTINIMDTSGSYSFPAMRKLSIQNSDAFALVYAVDDPDSLEAVKSLREEILEVKEDKHTPIVVIGNKSDRHSERRVSSEDVLSTVEVDWNHIFLESSAKDDVNVMEAFKELLQHANLPSRLSPALCRRRETLPKEGNKRPPMNKTNSCLLS, from the coding sequence ATGTCTTTTGAGTTGAAAGACAAGATGGAGGTACGCCTGGTGTTTCTGGGAGCAGGTGGAGTAGGAAAGACAGCCCTCATTCAACGGTTCCTCAAAGACACCTTTGAGCCGAAGCACCGGCGTACGGTGGAGGAGCTCCACAGGAAGGAGTATGAGGTGGGGGGCGTCAAAGTCACCATCAACATCATGGACACCAGTGGAAGCTACTCCTTCCCAGCCATGCGTAAGCTCTCCATCCAGAACAGTGACGCCTTCGCTCTGGTCTACGCCGTGGATGACCCCGATTCCCTGGAGGCGGTCAAAAGTCTCAGAGAAGAGATCCTGGAGGTCAAAGAAGACAAGCACACACCGATCGTGGTGATCGGCAATAAGAGTGACCGCCACAGCGAGCGCCGGGTGTCCAGCGAGGACGTGCTGTCCACAGTGGAGGTGGACTGGAACCACATCTTCCTGGAGTCCTCGGCCAAAGACGACGTCAACGTGATGGAGGCTTttaaggagctgctgcagcacgcCAACCTGCCCAGTCGGCTGAGTCCGGCGCTGTGCAGGAGACGGGAAACCCTCCCCAAGGAGGGCAACAAACGGCCTCCCATGAACAAGACCAACAGCTGCCTCCTCTCATAG
- the LOC133422002 gene encoding uncharacterized protein LOC133422002: MSSFFVPRMNRGFVQILIFWFIPAVCDSAIITLETKPHVEATCGENVTLTCKASFSNQENVKIIKFQWLHAGRNMCANEDKDTDDLFRCGRTNTNSHHELTLILTKIKPIQEGQYLCKIHTSVGVENIKANVVTKDCIGNSTTSMNQTHATCSFRGNYPSGVVHWFQGDVNITDGVSTQAERDEDGFYDFQSTLDTEGRNLSQPLSCSLWMPSMGKYVVNLRSNALSSSGSIIQLQWVCVLLEIIMMSYRM, encoded by the exons ATGAGCTCCTTCTTTGTTCCAAGGATGAATCGTGGTTTTGTCCAGATTCTCATTTTCTGGTTCATCCCAGCAGTCTGCGATTCTG CCATTATAACGCTAGAGACCAAACCCCATGTGGAAGCAACATGTGGAGAAAATGTTACCCTGACCTGTAAAGCAAGCTTTTCAAACCAGGAGAATGTAAAGATAATTAAGTTTCAGTGGCTGCATGCAGGCAGAAATATGTGTGCGAATGAAGACAAGGACACTGATGATCTGTTTCGGTGTGGGAGGACAAACACAAATTCCCATCATGAACTCACTCTGATTCTCACCAAAATAAAGCCGATCCAAGAGGGACAATACCTCTGCAAGATCCACACCAGCGTGGGAGTAGAAAATATCAAAGCTAATGTTGTTACTAAAG ATTGCATAGGAAATTCTACCACCTCCATGAACCAGACTCATGCCACCTGCTCATTCAGGGGAAATTACCCCAGCGGCGTGGTCCACTGGTTCCAAGGAGACGTCAACATAACAGACGGGGTCAGCACACAAGCAGAGAGAGACGAGGACGGGTTTTATGATTTCCAAAGTACATTAGATACGGAGGGGAGAAACCTGAGCCAGCCTCTTAGCTGCTCGCTGTGGATGCCCTCCATGGGCAAGTACGTCGTCAACTTGAGATCCAACGCACTAAGTTCATCAGGGAGTATCATCCAACTGCAGTGGGTCTGTGTTCTGCTAGAGATCATAATGATGAGTTACCGGATGTAA